In Trichoderma asperellum chromosome 1, complete sequence, a single window of DNA contains:
- a CDS encoding uncharacterized protein (EggNog:ENOG41) codes for MALSSPPLLNACLACATSALRTKYQVANAELRAERIYAKSIHALRSILKEGGCEGSEDWLLATVVILCLYKNQKPGYDPATATAHIAAAGQVFRKQAINKISAATAVSTQELASSQTWSAIIFKRIFTKSFLYHSMVMSVQDSNLTPLQDPVLRKVFDNYYNSCLLSTSPEPKNWPILGMHYQIVRLFSDLLAALDDKPTFYGLGDIIEQLGLWENTSLTDEHGIHVLLYISAAKLLAYQHLVDSSYNTTQYQSLLQQELENCKSLLAKIDVTTNAFSQYFF; via the coding sequence ATGGCATTGTCTAGCCCGCCGTTACTGAATGCATGTCTGGCCTGCGCGACCAGTGCTCTTAGGACAAAATATCAAGTTGCGAATGCGGAGTTAAGAGCAGAACGGATCTACGCAAAGTCCATTCATGCGCTGCGAAGCATACTTAAAGAGGGAGGCTGTGAAGGTAGTGAAGATTGGTTACTGGCGACAGTGGTAATCCTCTGTCTCTATAAAAATCAAAAACCAGGCTACGATCCAGCAACAGCCACTGCACACATCGCAGCAGCCGGCCAGGTTTTCCGCAAGCAAGCCATAAACAAGATAAGCGCCGCTACTGCAGTATCTACCCAAGAACTGGCAAGTTCGCAAACATGGTCAGCCATTATATTTAAACGCATCTTCACTAAGTCATTTCTATACCACTCTATGGTCATGTCGGTGCAGGATTCGAATCTCACGCCACTGCAAGACCCAGTGTTGCGCAAAGTCTTCGACAATTACTATAACTCCTGCTTATTATCGACATCCCCAGAACCTAAGAATTGGCCGATTCTTGGAATGCATTATCAGATAGTCCGGTTGTTTTCCGATCTTCTTGCTGCCCTCGACGACAAGCCCACATTTTATGGACTCGGTGACATCATAGAACAGCTGGGGCTATGGGAAAACACGTCGCTGACAGATGAGCATGGAATTCATGTCTTGCTTTACATCTCTGCTGCAAAACTTCTTGCTTATCAGCACCTAGTGGATTCCTCATATAATACCACACAATACCAAAGTCTTTTGCAACAGGAACTTGAAAATTGTAAAAGTTTGCTTGCAAAGATTGATGTTACTACCAATGCTTTTAGCCAGTACTTCTTTTAG
- a CDS encoding uncharacterized protein (EggNog:ENOG41~TransMembrane:3 (n10-21c25/26o35-58i70-89o95-111i)), translating to MVRIPIGKYLAASIFLWGAVLMCHAVTNNFAGLIVTRFLLRVTEASVAPGFSLLMGMFYSRKKQPFRQGLWFTGNSVANVIGSVLAYAIGTTESALAPWRLLYIIFGAITVS from the coding sequence ATGGTTCGAATCCCCATTGGCAAATATCTTGCAGCATCTATCTTTCTTTGGGGTGCTGTATTAATGTGCCATGCTGTAACCAACAACTTTGCTGGGCTTATAGTCACCCGATTCTTACTCAGAGTGACAGAGGCATCTGTTGCGCCCGGATTCTCGCTTCTTATGGGCATGTTCTATAGCCGCAAAAAACAGCCTTTTCGACAAGGTCTGTGGTTTACAGGAAACTCCGTAGCAAACGTCATCGGTAGTGTGCTCGCATACGCTATCGGAACCACCGAATCTGCCCTTGCCCCATGGAGACTTCTCTACATCATCTTTGGCGCAATCACCGTCTCCTAG
- a CDS encoding uncharacterized protein (EggNog:ENOG41), with protein MFTTLVKQSLIVAGPRQLPAIEQMRRDVDDIVGRLVPDISKLNRKIYDTPETAWQEHHAYDVICEFLEANLFNTTRHAYGLATALESRTVSGNGG; from the exons ATGTTTACTACCTTGGTTAAACAATCTCTTATTGTCGCTGGTCCCCGTCAGCTTCCCGCCATTGAGCAAATGCGGCGAGACGTTGATGACATAGTTGGTAGGCTTGTACCTGACATCTCCAAGCTTAACAGAAAG ATTTATGACACTCCGGAAACGGCGTGGCAGGAACATCACGCCTACGATGTGATCTGTGAATTCCTTGAAGCCAACTTGTTCAACACCACTCGGCATGCGTATGGTCTTGCCACTGCCCTTGAGTCCCGGACTGTTAGTGGCAATGGAGGTTGA
- a CDS encoding uncharacterized protein (EggNog:ENOG41~MEROPS:MER0014418): MAHPCPVPNNGSVEYSGGCAGLLINSHIGVFATYSGKSAYAGAEPWEGVNALDALVSAYNNVSMLRQQMRPDCCIYGAVIEAPKAANIVPESTKTFYSVRAPKLAAAKELAEKVEACLSAGALATGCSCSIKREAAYEDLLPNLPLCEAYTSHMKAAGKDV, translated from the coding sequence ATGGCTCATCCGTGCCCGGTCCCCAATAATGGATCAGTTGAATATTCTGGCGGATGCGCTGGTCTTCTCATAAATTCTCATATCGGAGTCTTTGCCACCTACTCGGGCAAATCTGCTTATGCGGGCGCTGAACCTTGGGAAGGCGTGAATGCTCTCGACGCTCTTGTCTCTGCTTACAACAACGTCAGCATGCTCAGGCAACAAATGCGCCCAGATTGTTGTATCTACGGCGCAGTAATAGAGGCACCAAAGGCAGCAAATATCGTTCCTGAAAGCACCAAAACCTTCTATTCTGTCCGAGCACCTAAACTCGCAGCAGCCAAAGAACTGGCTGAGAAGGTGGAAGCGTGCCTTAGTGCTGGTGCCCTGGCAACAGGCTGCAGTTGTTCAATTAAGCGCGAAGCTGCCTATGAAGATCTGCTTCCCAATCTTCCTCTCTGTGAAGCCTACACCTCACATATGAAAGCGGCTGGGAAGGATGTTTAG
- a CDS encoding uncharacterized protein (EggNog:ENOG41) yields the protein MSSELAVDVFLALLEKEEMGSCESNTWDRRYSKFSYYGYDDDESNYHSLDEVFETKYAVKTLVDLEGHVVTQGLHLNGDDILQENCFENLKAEEKYKGFMGNSGPTATHWYQVTYSSSQKNLKAQIRYLARTCLQPQAPESAVNALVKLSQQAWNNCDKTTNSFRAQEPSIDGDGIRDVLVTAIQHGKYTFFEEAADHHQGLLPLGFFVWMRQWLSTGSSGTDRRFHAVQKGISSAISSYPYFADQFRAITNFVPIPNDSLASNTGATPDYVLDWAREKLRFCLDACASKSLGCEDGPAMVDLALYFNDSSTFLSQIVTPRIDQRHDAAAFFLAFLVRLRQQSTKGILPMKSTMQLYQIKARSFITLADFTQFHSDAIVKATPTKKASYGGQAQRFDPRTAISYEVLADFFSAIVRSSTEADDLVAPFISKLVANAYRLPAVELHALWLPFLRCLIPIFASNAIPLDTPYCQQLFSALLQAYLDRYVGHEPTEDRNLVRRGVDCSCSDCESLNAFLVSPTQRVGFFAVNKQRRGHLHRGLDTCGVDCTHETRRSGSPQTLVVTKTFQHNKKMRLDWKSRLMLAEGQIRQFEQGHLSLLLGPNYATIINMAHLSASELAQGQSSPVVSASLRTTTQPRRPLQAISPVAGVKRKFSFTETDIVNLTRE from the exons ATGTCCAGCGAGTTGGCGGTCGATGTCTTCCTCGCGCTActagaaaaagaggagatgggaaGCTGCGAGTCCAACACCTGGGATAGGAGGTACTCCAAATTTAGTTATTACGGctacgacgacgacgaatccAACTATCACAGCCTTGATGAAGTTTTCGAGACAAAGTATGCAGTCAAGACCCTTGTCGACTTAGAGGGCCATGTGGTAACGCAGGGTCTGCATCTCAATGGAGATGACATCCTCCAAGAAAATTGCTTCGAGAACCttaaagcagaagagaagtaCAAAGGGTTTATGGGTAACTCA ggcCCAACCGCGACGCACTGGTATCAAGTAACG TACTCTTCATCCCAAAAGAACCTAAAGGCACAGATCCGGTATTTGGCCCGAACATGTCTGCAGCCACAGGCCCCCGAGTCTGCGGTCAACGCGCTGGTAAAACTATCCCAGCAGGCGTGGAACAACTGCGACAAGACGACCAACAGCTTTAGGGCGCAGGAACCGTCGATTGATGGGGACGGCATACGGGACGTCCTTGTGACTGCGATCCAGCACGGAAAATATACCTTCTttgaagaggctgctgaCCATCACCAAGGCCTTTTGCCGCTGGGTTTCTTTGTTTGGATGCGGCAGTGGTTGAGTACTGGCAGCAGTGGCACTGATAGACGGTTTCATGCTGTTCAAAAGGG AATATCGTCTGCCATTTCCTCATACCCTTATTTCGCCGACCAGTTTAGGGCCATCACGAACTTCGTGCCGATTCCAAACGACTCTTTGGCTTCTAACACCGGTGCCACTCCTGATTACGTTTTGGACTGGGCTCGTGAAAAACTCCGCTTCTGCCTGGATGCCTGCGCGTCTAAGTCGCTGGGCTGCGAAGATGGACCTGCCATGGTGGACCTCGCCTTGTATTTCAATGACTCCTCCACCTTTCTGTCGCAAAT TGTTACGCCCAGAATCGATCAAAGACATGACGCCGCCGCCTTCTTTCTTGCATTCCTGGTCCGGCTACGACAGCAAAGCACCAAGGGCATCCTACCAATGAAAAGCACTATGCAGCTTTACCAGATCAAGGCCAGATCTTTCATCACTTTGGCGGACTTCACACAGTTCCACAGCGACGCTATAGTCAAGGCCACGCCAACCAAAAAAGCATCATACGGCGGACAAGCCCAAAGATTTGATCCCCGAACAGCCATCAGTTATGAGGTGCTGGCCGATTTCTTCTCAGCCATCGTCCGGTCAAGCACAGAGGCAGACGATCTCGTCGCGCCATTCATTTCCAAACTCGTGGCAAATGCTTACCGGCTCCCAGCAGTCGAACTCCACGCTTTGTGGCTGCCTTTCCTGCGCTGCCTCATACCCATTTTCGCCTCCAACGCCATACCCCTCGATACCCCATATTGTCAACAGCTCTTTTCCGCCCTCTTACAGGCGTACCTCGACAGGTACGTGGGGCACGAGCCTACCGAGGATAGAAACCTGGTTCGGCGAGGTGTTGACTGCTCATGCTCCGACTGCGAGTCCCTAAACGCTTTTCTGGTTAGCCCGACACAGAGAGTCGGCTTCTTTGCCGTAAATAAGCAACGACGTGGGCACTTGCACCGGGGGCTCGACACTTGCGGAGTCGACTGTACCCATGAGACGCGCCGGTCGGGATCACCCCAAACTTTAGTGGTGACCAAAACGTTCCAGCACAATAAGAAGATGCGTCTCGACTGGAAGTCGCGGTTAATGCTGGCGGAGGGACAGATTCGGCAGTTCGAGCAGGGCCACCTCTCGCTACTACTTGGGCCGAACTACGCAACTATCATCAACATGGCGCACCTCTCCGCGTCGGAGCTGGCTCAGGGTCAATCGTCACCAGTGGTTTCAGCCTCCCTAAGGACGACAACCCAGCCTCGTCGGCCGTTACAAGCAATCAGCCCCGTGGCTGGAGTGAAGCGGAAGTTTTCCTTCACGGAGACCGACATCGTTAATCTGACCCGCGAGTAG
- a CDS encoding uncharacterized protein (EggNog:ENOG41), which translates to MAPDQESTTATVPAAENNSARPSSAVGTLECRDEESDAGNLGTDAYRVGLKEDLLSALSSIQTSGSFASFDVLPQPPPVDLFVNDVGDITLPLSEFQACQLIAKARQAPYGKGSATIVDTTVQNTWELNAGQFTFRSPDWPGFIQDLYTRVALNLGINAPITAQIYKMLIYKKGAMFKAHTDTEKIPGIFGTLVVCLPSTHQGGEVVLKHCGEKKVFRTSEVSQSFAS; encoded by the exons ATGGCACCAGACCAAGAATCCACGACTGCAACGGTGCCTGCGGCGGAAAACAACTCGGCACGACCCAGCTCTGCCGTCGGGACCCTCGAATGCCgcgatgaagagagcgatGCAGGCAACCTGGGCACTGATGCCTATCGTGTTGGGCTTAAGGAGGACCTTCTCAGCGCGCTCTCAAGCATCCAGACTTCAGGATCCTTCGCATCGTTCGATGTCCTGCCCCAACCGCCGCCTGTCGACCTGTTCGTCAACGACGTCGGCGACATTACCCTCCCCCTGAGCGAGTTCCAAGCCTGCCAGCTGATCGCAAAGGCTCGCCAGGCACCATACGGCAAGGGAAGTGCCACCATCGTCGACACTACTGTCCAGAATACGTGGGAGTTGAATGCAGGGCAGTTTACCTTCCGAAGCCCAGATTGGCCGGGCTTCATCCAGGATTTGTATACCCGAGTCGCCTTAAATCTAGGCATCAATGCGCCCATCACGGCGCAGATTTACAAAATGCTCATCTACAAGAAGGGTGCCATGTTCAAGGCACATACCGA CACTGAGAAGATCCCTGGTATATTCGGCACCCTCGTCGTCTGCCTGCCGTCAACGCACCAAGGCGGAGAGGTGGTTCTCAAGCACTGCGGGGAGAAAAAGGTTTTCAGGACGTCCGAGGTCTCGCAGTCCTTCGCTTCCTAG
- a CDS encoding uncharacterized protein (EggNog:ENOG41) codes for MSSTIYSKLEETVEDRRELYDIPGICRTFQHPSVDAQQRISQDFSQQVAKEHGLPEYLIEIAGLHKFKAPTLRLLILEPGLGEEIIRCYLQQHDLRRKPKFEALSYVWGDYANSTDIICCGAIMPVGRNLDAALRKLRSPVN; via the coding sequence atgtCTTCTACCATATACTCCAAACTTGAAGAGACCGTGGAAGACCGACGGGAATTGTATGACATCCCAGGAATCTGCCGTACGTTCCAGCACCCCTCAGTTGATGCACAACAAAGGATTTCACAGGATTTTTCGCAGCAAGTCGCAAAAGAACATGGGCTGCCTGAATACTTGATTGAGATTGCGGGCCTTCATAAATTCAAAGCTCCAACATTGCGGCTTTTAATCCTGGAACCGGGCTTAGGAGAAGAGATTATTCGATGTTATCTGCAACAGCATGATCTCCGCCGCAAACCAAAGTTCGAAGCCCTCTCCTATGTCTGGGGAGACTATGCAAACTCAACGGATATTATTTGCTGCGGGGCGATAATGCCTGTGGGGCGAAATCTAGATGCTGCTCTGAGAAAGCTGAGAAGTCCTGTTAACTAA
- a CDS encoding uncharacterized protein (EggNog:ENOG41), with protein MKRSTDGGLTWSNWIKISGGDRTLRDGMIGVANIDNSGNLIAVFENMESGPFSIDYVLSYDDGNSWGERARLYTARNGANAGAP; from the exons ATGAAGCGTTCGACTGATGGAGGGTTAACTTGGTCGAACTGGATCAAGATTTCTGGAGGTGACCGCACGTTACGCGATGGAATGATTGGTGTCGCAAATATCGACAATTCTGGCAACTTGAT TGCCGTTTTTGAGAATATGGAGTCCGGGCCCTTTTCCATTGATTATGTTCTGTCCTATGATGACGGCAACTCTTGGGGAGAGCGGGCGCGCCTATATACCGCGCGAAACGGGGCCAATGCAGGAGCtccttaa
- a CDS encoding uncharacterized protein (EggNog:ENOG41~TransMembrane:4 (i47-64o70-90i102-120o126-147i)), which produces MDIITVSEPQVTVAVSSAEPFAMEVPFSDRPVKPLNLIDRPKVRTTLRLYAILSALYLSLFIAALDQTIIAISIPTICADLRSASGYVWAKYSNIWGRKPMLLIAVGIFAAASIVAALSVNMPMLIAARALQGTAGGGLMQLMTITISDLFSVQKRSLYLGYTGFM; this is translated from the exons ATGGATATTATCACAGTCTCTGAGCCTCAAGTAACAGTTGCTGTGTCTTCGGCAGAACCTTTCGCTATGGAAGTTCCTTTCAGCGACCGCCCCGTTAAACCGCTCAATCTTATAGACCGCCCAAAGGTTCGCACAACATTGCGGTTATACGCCATCTTATCAGCGCTATAT CTCAGCCTCTTCATCGCTGCCCTCGATCAAACAATTATCGCCATATCTATTCCCACGATATGCGCCGATCTGCGCTCCGCGTCGGGCTACGTATGG GCAAAATATAGCAATATCTGGGGTCGCAAGCCCATGCTCCTTATAGCTGTCGGtatttttgctgctgccagcataGTAGCAGCATTAAGCGTCAACATGCCAATGCTAATTGCTGCAAGAGCACTGCAGGGCACAGCTGGCGGTGGCCTAATGCAACTGATGACCATCACAATCTCAGATCTCTTCAGTGTGCAAAAGCGATCACTATATTTGGGATATACGGGGTTCATGTAG